The proteins below come from a single Papaver somniferum cultivar HN1 chromosome 11, ASM357369v1, whole genome shotgun sequence genomic window:
- the LOC113321730 gene encoding reticulon-like protein B16 isoform X4, which translates to MDSLQDPCNLESSGDARRDRILDPGTCSSSSNTGYRLFDRQRTIHQIIGGGKDVFLILIVYQFLRANYAAFVNKQVPPLPELELSEELVNSAAASFRVKINHMLLMAHDITLGKDFRLFFKVVACLWLLSVIGGLFSFFTLAYIGTIVSITIPALYSRYDEHVDRYAGFLHQKFSKHYRTVDENVISRLPRSLSKDKDT; encoded by the exons ATGGATAGTTTACAAGATCCTTGTAATCTTGAATCTAGTGGAGATGCAAGGAGAGACAGAATACTTGATCCTGGTACTTGTTCATCTAGTTCTAACACTGGGTACCGGTTATTTGATCGCCAACGAACAATTCACCAAATAATTGGTGGAGGTAAAG ATGTATTTCTTATCTTAATAGTGTATCAGTTTCTTCGAGCAAACTATGCTGCTTTCGTAAATAA ACAAGTTCCACCATTGCCTGAACTGGAGTTGTCAGAGGAGTTGGTTAACAGTGCGGCAGCTTCTTTTCGTGTTAAAATCAATCACATGCTCCTCATGGCACATGATATTACTCTTGGAAAGGACTTCAGACTATTTTTTAAG GTGGTGGCTTGTCTTTGGCTTTTGTCTGTCATTGGTGGCCTCTTCTCATTCTTCACACTCGCGTATATTG GAACCATTGTTTCGATTACGATTCCAGCCTTGTACAGTAGATATGACGAACACGTGGATAGATATGCTGGGTttctccatcagaaattctcgaaGCATTATAGAACAGTGGATGAGAATGTTATCAGCAGACTTCCTAGGAGCTTGTCTAAAGACAAAGATACATAA
- the LOC113321730 gene encoding reticulon-like protein B16 isoform X1: MDSLQDPCNLESSGDARRDRILDPGTCSSSSNTGYRLFDRQRTIHQIIGGGKAANVILWKQRHVSCGIIIVATVAWLLFEYSGLSFLSICSDVFLILIVYQFLRANYAAFVNNRQVPPLPELELSEELVNSAAASFRVKINHMLLMAHDITLGKDFRLFFKVVACLWLLSVIGGLFSFFTLAYIGTIVSITIPALYSRYDEHVDRYAGFLHQKFSKHYRTVDENVISRLPRSLSKDKDT; encoded by the exons ATGGATAGTTTACAAGATCCTTGTAATCTTGAATCTAGTGGAGATGCAAGGAGAGACAGAATACTTGATCCTGGTACTTGTTCATCTAGTTCTAACACTGGGTACCGGTTATTTGATCGCCAACGAACAATTCACCAAATAATTGGTGGAGGTAAAG CTGCTAATGTTATCTTGTGGAAACAACGGCATGTTTCATGTGGCATCATAATTGTAGCTACGGTTGCATGGCTTCTGTTTGAGTACTCAGGATTGTCATTCTTATCAATTTGCTCAGATGTATTTCTTATCTTAATAGTGTATCAGTTTCTTCGAGCAAACTATGCTGCTTTCGTAAATAA CAGACAAGTTCCACCATTGCCTGAACTGGAGTTGTCAGAGGAGTTGGTTAACAGTGCGGCAGCTTCTTTTCGTGTTAAAATCAATCACATGCTCCTCATGGCACATGATATTACTCTTGGAAAGGACTTCAGACTATTTTTTAAG GTGGTGGCTTGTCTTTGGCTTTTGTCTGTCATTGGTGGCCTCTTCTCATTCTTCACACTCGCGTATATTG GAACCATTGTTTCGATTACGATTCCAGCCTTGTACAGTAGATATGACGAACACGTGGATAGATATGCTGGGTttctccatcagaaattctcgaaGCATTATAGAACAGTGGATGAGAATGTTATCAGCAGACTTCCTAGGAGCTTGTCTAAAGACAAAGATACATAA
- the LOC113321730 gene encoding reticulon-like protein B16 isoform X3, whose translation MDSLQDPCNLESSGDARRDRILDPGTCSSSSNTGYRLFDRQRTIHQIIGGGKDVFLILIVYQFLRANYAAFVNNRQVPPLPELELSEELVNSAAASFRVKINHMLLMAHDITLGKDFRLFFKVVACLWLLSVIGGLFSFFTLAYIGTIVSITIPALYSRYDEHVDRYAGFLHQKFSKHYRTVDENVISRLPRSLSKDKDT comes from the exons ATGGATAGTTTACAAGATCCTTGTAATCTTGAATCTAGTGGAGATGCAAGGAGAGACAGAATACTTGATCCTGGTACTTGTTCATCTAGTTCTAACACTGGGTACCGGTTATTTGATCGCCAACGAACAATTCACCAAATAATTGGTGGAGGTAAAG ATGTATTTCTTATCTTAATAGTGTATCAGTTTCTTCGAGCAAACTATGCTGCTTTCGTAAATAA CAGACAAGTTCCACCATTGCCTGAACTGGAGTTGTCAGAGGAGTTGGTTAACAGTGCGGCAGCTTCTTTTCGTGTTAAAATCAATCACATGCTCCTCATGGCACATGATATTACTCTTGGAAAGGACTTCAGACTATTTTTTAAG GTGGTGGCTTGTCTTTGGCTTTTGTCTGTCATTGGTGGCCTCTTCTCATTCTTCACACTCGCGTATATTG GAACCATTGTTTCGATTACGATTCCAGCCTTGTACAGTAGATATGACGAACACGTGGATAGATATGCTGGGTttctccatcagaaattctcgaaGCATTATAGAACAGTGGATGAGAATGTTATCAGCAGACTTCCTAGGAGCTTGTCTAAAGACAAAGATACATAA
- the LOC113321730 gene encoding reticulon-like protein B16 isoform X6, with product MDSLQDPCNLESSGDARRDRILDPGTCSSSSNTGYRLFDRQRTIHQIIGGGKVYQFLRANYAAFVNKQVPPLPELELSEELVNSAAASFRVKINHMLLMAHDITLGKDFRLFFKVVACLWLLSVIGGLFSFFTLAYIGTIVSITIPALYSRYDEHVDRYAGFLHQKFSKHYRTVDENVISRLPRSLSKDKDT from the exons ATGGATAGTTTACAAGATCCTTGTAATCTTGAATCTAGTGGAGATGCAAGGAGAGACAGAATACTTGATCCTGGTACTTGTTCATCTAGTTCTAACACTGGGTACCGGTTATTTGATCGCCAACGAACAATTCACCAAATAATTGGTGGAGGTAAAG TGTATCAGTTTCTTCGAGCAAACTATGCTGCTTTCGTAAATAA ACAAGTTCCACCATTGCCTGAACTGGAGTTGTCAGAGGAGTTGGTTAACAGTGCGGCAGCTTCTTTTCGTGTTAAAATCAATCACATGCTCCTCATGGCACATGATATTACTCTTGGAAAGGACTTCAGACTATTTTTTAAG GTGGTGGCTTGTCTTTGGCTTTTGTCTGTCATTGGTGGCCTCTTCTCATTCTTCACACTCGCGTATATTG GAACCATTGTTTCGATTACGATTCCAGCCTTGTACAGTAGATATGACGAACACGTGGATAGATATGCTGGGTttctccatcagaaattctcgaaGCATTATAGAACAGTGGATGAGAATGTTATCAGCAGACTTCCTAGGAGCTTGTCTAAAGACAAAGATACATAA
- the LOC113321730 gene encoding reticulon-like protein B16 isoform X5 — MDSLQDPCNLESSGDARRDRILDPGTCSSSSNTGYRLFDRQRTIHQIIGGGKVYQFLRANYAAFVNNRQVPPLPELELSEELVNSAAASFRVKINHMLLMAHDITLGKDFRLFFKVVACLWLLSVIGGLFSFFTLAYIGTIVSITIPALYSRYDEHVDRYAGFLHQKFSKHYRTVDENVISRLPRSLSKDKDT, encoded by the exons ATGGATAGTTTACAAGATCCTTGTAATCTTGAATCTAGTGGAGATGCAAGGAGAGACAGAATACTTGATCCTGGTACTTGTTCATCTAGTTCTAACACTGGGTACCGGTTATTTGATCGCCAACGAACAATTCACCAAATAATTGGTGGAGGTAAAG TGTATCAGTTTCTTCGAGCAAACTATGCTGCTTTCGTAAATAA CAGACAAGTTCCACCATTGCCTGAACTGGAGTTGTCAGAGGAGTTGGTTAACAGTGCGGCAGCTTCTTTTCGTGTTAAAATCAATCACATGCTCCTCATGGCACATGATATTACTCTTGGAAAGGACTTCAGACTATTTTTTAAG GTGGTGGCTTGTCTTTGGCTTTTGTCTGTCATTGGTGGCCTCTTCTCATTCTTCACACTCGCGTATATTG GAACCATTGTTTCGATTACGATTCCAGCCTTGTACAGTAGATATGACGAACACGTGGATAGATATGCTGGGTttctccatcagaaattctcgaaGCATTATAGAACAGTGGATGAGAATGTTATCAGCAGACTTCCTAGGAGCTTGTCTAAAGACAAAGATACATAA
- the LOC113321730 gene encoding reticulon-like protein B16 isoform X2 codes for MDSLQDPCNLESSGDARRDRILDPGTCSSSSNTGYRLFDRQRTIHQIIGGGKAANVILWKQRHVSCGIIIVATVAWLLFEYSGLSFLSICSDVFLILIVYQFLRANYAAFVNKQVPPLPELELSEELVNSAAASFRVKINHMLLMAHDITLGKDFRLFFKVVACLWLLSVIGGLFSFFTLAYIGTIVSITIPALYSRYDEHVDRYAGFLHQKFSKHYRTVDENVISRLPRSLSKDKDT; via the exons ATGGATAGTTTACAAGATCCTTGTAATCTTGAATCTAGTGGAGATGCAAGGAGAGACAGAATACTTGATCCTGGTACTTGTTCATCTAGTTCTAACACTGGGTACCGGTTATTTGATCGCCAACGAACAATTCACCAAATAATTGGTGGAGGTAAAG CTGCTAATGTTATCTTGTGGAAACAACGGCATGTTTCATGTGGCATCATAATTGTAGCTACGGTTGCATGGCTTCTGTTTGAGTACTCAGGATTGTCATTCTTATCAATTTGCTCAGATGTATTTCTTATCTTAATAGTGTATCAGTTTCTTCGAGCAAACTATGCTGCTTTCGTAAATAA ACAAGTTCCACCATTGCCTGAACTGGAGTTGTCAGAGGAGTTGGTTAACAGTGCGGCAGCTTCTTTTCGTGTTAAAATCAATCACATGCTCCTCATGGCACATGATATTACTCTTGGAAAGGACTTCAGACTATTTTTTAAG GTGGTGGCTTGTCTTTGGCTTTTGTCTGTCATTGGTGGCCTCTTCTCATTCTTCACACTCGCGTATATTG GAACCATTGTTTCGATTACGATTCCAGCCTTGTACAGTAGATATGACGAACACGTGGATAGATATGCTGGGTttctccatcagaaattctcgaaGCATTATAGAACAGTGGATGAGAATGTTATCAGCAGACTTCCTAGGAGCTTGTCTAAAGACAAAGATACATAA
- the LOC113321729 gene encoding protein RETICULATA-RELATED 3, chloroplastic-like, with protein sequence MATTAQLRFSPLSKTQDVAAANIHSSNRTFSRSSLIRFPRPSNISINSRCPENLSLSLLQSKSSKHKFSVNAEISTDSGGNGGSGIGNRNTGGSGNNGGDSNSGGLNNDGDGDSENHSSSASNFGFLGFLLNGWRSRVAVDPQFPFKVLMEEIVGVSACVLGDMASRPNFGLNELDFVFSTLVVGSIMNFVLMYLLAPTMGTASSTLPAIFASCPTSHMFEPGMFSLLDRCGTFVYKGVVFAAVGFAAGLAGTAISNGLILMKKKMDPSFETPNKPPPTILNAMTWAGHMGFSSNLRYQTLNGIEYMLAKSLPPVGFKASVIVLRCLNNILGGVSFVALARLTGSQKTGESQVDIINEGEEDEETTLLVEKVKLVEEK encoded by the coding sequence ATGGCGACTACAGCCCAGCTTAGGTTCTCCCCCCTCTCAAAGACACAAGATGTTGCTGCTGCAAACATTCACTCATCAAACCGAACTTTTTCTCGTTCTTCATTAATCCGTTTCCCTCGCCCATCAAACATCTCAATCAATTCTCGTTGCCCTGAAAATTTATCACTATCTCTACTGCAATCCAAATCTTCCAAGCACAAATTTTCTGTGAATGCAGAGATATCAACCGACTCTGGTGGAAATGGTGGCAGTGGGATCGGTAACCGTAATACAGGTGGGAGTGGAAACAATGGAGGGGATTCAAATTCTGGTGGACTTAATAATGATGGGGATGGCGATTCTGAAAATCATTCTTCTTCAGCATCTAATTTTGGATTTCTCGGATTTTTACTGAATGGATGGAGATCCAGAGTTGCTGTGGATCCACAGTTCCCATTCAaggttttgatggaagaaattgTAGGTGTGAGTGCATGTGTTCTTGGAGATATGGCATCTCGTCCTAATTTTGGACTTAACGAGCTCGATTTTGTTTTCTCCACTCTTGTTGTTGGATCGATTATGAATTTTGTTCTGATGTATCTGTTAGCCCCAACAATGGGTACAGCATCTTCTACTCTTCCTGCCATCTTCGCTAGCTGTCCAACGAGCCATATGTTCGAACCAGGGATGTTTTCTCTTCTCGATCGATGCGGGACGTTTGTATACAAAGGAGTCGTTTTTGCGGCAGTTGGGTTTGCAGCTGGACTTGCTGGAACTGCAATTTCAAATGGATTGATtctaatgaaaaagaagatggaTCCTAGTTTTGAGACACCCAACAAGCCTCCACCTACAATTCTGAATGCTATGACTTGGGCAGGTCATATGGGTTTTAGCAGTAATTTGAGATATCAGACTCTTAATGGAATCGAATATATGCTAGCAAAGAGTCTTCCTCCGGTAGGGTTTAAGGCTTCAGTTATCGTCCTGAGGTGTTTGAATAATATTCTTGGAGGGGTTTCATTTGTGGCTCTGGCAAGGTTAACGGGATCACAAAAGACCGGAGAAAGTCAGGTTGATATTATAAATGAAGGagaggaggatgaagaaacaacaCTACTTGTAGAGAAGGTTAAGTTGGTTGAGGAGAAATGA